In a genomic window of uncultured Flavobacterium sp.:
- a CDS encoding RagB/SusD family nutrient uptake outer membrane protein: MKNYIKIISKYSLVLGLFILSGSCSDYLDKSPDSDISPEEAFKNFENFQGFTEELYQCIPDFTNGYWTNSWNWGEDEIQSTARDFHFVCKIDKGDFWGWQTEYDGWQAGWMNRNNVSTDNDRMHKDLWTLGWAGIRKANIGLENIDKMTEYTQEEKDLIKGQLLFFRGWFHFEFMQYFGGLPYIDKVLPSDQPLKLPRLTYQECADKAASDFRAAADLLPTNWDNTVIGKRTLGKNELRINKIMALGYLGKNYLWAGSPLMNKVSTGNAGYNQEYCKKAAAAFAELLSITESGASQYKLLPFTSYSTNFYTTGSNWKMPGGTEAIFRGPYWGANGSNWGTSKQYQPAPQICDGDVKFLPTANYVDNYGMANGKPIKDITKADPDSGYDPNYPWKGRDPRFYNDIVYDGVKCVTGSIPAAEENNRYANLYTNGSYRNISTGSRTGYLLYKFIPRSANKFDDGFGYGNNLNIHLPWMRLSDIYIMYAEAAAQGYGSAAGKDPKYSGTAADAINVIRDRAGVGHVATEYLGSLDSFMNEVRRERAVELSFEGHRFNDLRRWLLLIQSPYTIKKSIEFDRTASFDPTKPSENRVVNIREEVILVRNFSEKHYWLPLKNADVNMYLEFSQNPGW, encoded by the coding sequence ATGAAGAATTATATTAAAATAATATCAAAGTACAGCTTAGTTTTAGGCTTATTTATACTTTCCGGATCTTGCAGTGATTATCTTGATAAATCTCCTGATTCGGATATATCACCTGAGGAAGCTTTTAAGAATTTTGAAAACTTTCAGGGATTTACGGAAGAATTGTACCAATGTATTCCGGATTTTACCAATGGATATTGGACAAATTCATGGAATTGGGGAGAAGATGAAATTCAGTCTACTGCACGTGATTTTCATTTTGTATGCAAGATAGATAAAGGAGATTTTTGGGGCTGGCAAACTGAATATGATGGCTGGCAAGCAGGCTGGATGAACAGAAATAATGTAAGTACGGATAATGACCGTATGCACAAAGATCTGTGGACATTGGGCTGGGCAGGAATTCGTAAGGCAAATATTGGTCTTGAAAATATTGATAAAATGACCGAATATACGCAAGAAGAAAAGGACTTAATCAAAGGACAATTGTTGTTTTTTAGAGGATGGTTTCATTTTGAGTTTATGCAGTATTTTGGAGGTCTTCCTTATATCGATAAAGTACTTCCTAGTGATCAGCCTCTTAAATTGCCAAGACTTACGTATCAGGAATGTGCTGATAAAGCGGCAAGTGATTTCAGAGCAGCGGCTGATTTACTTCCAACCAATTGGGATAATACCGTTATCGGAAAAAGAACATTAGGAAAGAATGAACTTCGAATCAATAAGATAATGGCGCTGGGCTATTTAGGTAAAAATTATTTGTGGGCGGGAAGCCCGTTAATGAATAAAGTATCTACAGGAAATGCCGGTTATAATCAGGAATATTGTAAAAAAGCGGCAGCAGCTTTTGCCGAATTATTAAGTATAACAGAAAGTGGAGCTTCTCAATACAAACTTTTACCATTTACAAGTTACAGCACTAATTTTTATACTACAGGAAGCAACTGGAAAATGCCCGGTGGTACCGAAGCTATTTTTAGAGGTCCTTATTGGGGCGCAAACGGTTCTAACTGGGGAACTTCTAAGCAATATCAGCCAGCTCCTCAAATATGTGACGGAGATGTAAAATTCCTGCCTACAGCTAATTATGTTGATAATTATGGAATGGCAAATGGAAAACCTATTAAAGATATCACCAAAGCAGATCCGGATTCAGGATACGATCCAAACTATCCTTGGAAAGGTCGTGATCCTCGTTTTTACAATGATATTGTATATGATGGTGTAAAATGCGTTACGGGTTCTATACCGGCTGCCGAAGAAAATAATCGCTACGCAAACCTTTATACCAATGGTAGTTACCGAAATATTAGTACAGGAAGCAGAACGGGTTATTTGCTCTATAAGTTTATTCCAAGAAGTGCCAATAAGTTTGACGACGGATTTGGATATGGAAACAATTTAAATATTCACCTTCCGTGGATGCGTCTATCAGATATATATATAATGTATGCCGAAGCTGCGGCTCAAGGTTATGGTTCTGCTGCAGGAAAAGATCCTAAATATTCCGGAACTGCTGCAGATGCTATAAATGTAATTCGTGACAGAGCCGGAGTTGGACATGTGGCAACAGAATATCTGGGTTCACTAGATTCTTTTATGAACGAAGTTAGACGTGAACGTGCTGTGGAGTTGAGTTTTGAAGGACACCGCTTTAATGATTTACGCCGTTGGTTATTATTAATTCAAAGTCCATATACGATAAAAAAATCTATAGAATTTGACCGTACCGCTTCATTTGATCCAACTAAACCAAGCGAAAACAGAGTTGTTAATATTCGCGAGGAAGTGATTCTGGTGAGAAATTTTAGCGAAAAGCATTATTGGCTTCCGCTAAAAAATGCAGATGTAAATATGTATTTAGAATTTTCGCAAAATCCCGGATGGTAA
- a CDS encoding SusC/RagA family TonB-linked outer membrane protein: MRYIQLKIVLCFVLFAFLPSKIFAQIEQKINLAGIVIGAEGKPLENATIVSKEDNTTTTTDNTGSYSISVTPNTDLEISAIGYTTLIVKATIDISDINLDKENSNLVQIAFRKQESKDLMGAISFVNLPEILDKNYTTFSLDGVQAFVGGYNNGNIWGMNGYLVLVDGVPRDINTVLSTEIEQITFLKGVSAIALYGSRAAKGVIYITTKKGKVQKQQITTRFDNGISIPKSLPKYLGSAEYMHYYNQARANDGLDPTYSDETIYNYSTGKNPYRYADVNYYSPEYIKKFYFNYDANVEITGGNKSARYYTVVNFSTQEDPLQDYGEAANNKNNRFNVRGNVDLRINDRISATIGANAIYSNSRGINTNYWSSAAILRPYLFSPLVPISMIEPSDDASMALVKNSNYIVDGQYLLGGTQLNPTNPFAAIYAGGHNTYISRQFQFNTGINVELGDVINGLTFRTDFGVDYSNSYNQSYNNSYATYEASWNNYAGKDQITSLTKYGKDSKTGIENISGSALSQTVSFSAQFNYVKKINEHNNVSAMLIGSGFQQSFSGVYHKTSNANLGLNLAYNFDQKYFAEFNGAFVHSAKFAEGNREAFSPTMTLGWKLSEENFLKDLTAVNSLKLNVSAGVLNTDLDVSNYYLYESIYSQTDGAWFSWRDGALNRSTDARRGENLNLGFAKRKELSVGLEGVFFKNFITLNTNFFANEVTGNVIQASTLYPNYFVTNFPNTSFLPYINYNNDKRIGFDFDIRFNKKVGNVDLALGFTGTYIDTEATKRAELYDDNYQNRQGKALDALWGLRSAGFFRDAQDISSSPSQTFGQVKPGDIKYIDQNGDGIIDIRDEVYLGKAGWNGAPFTFGINFTSKWNNFTFFTIFTGQTGAYAMKNSSYFLMDGEDKYSINVRDSWTEANKDTALYPRLTSLNSDNNFRSSDFWIYSTNRVNLSKVQLTYDFPKKTLQKTFFNELSVYALGANLLTLSKNRDIMELSIGNAPQTRYYNLGLKALF, encoded by the coding sequence ATGAGATATATACAACTTAAAATAGTGTTATGTTTTGTGCTATTTGCTTTCTTACCTTCCAAGATTTTTGCTCAAATTGAACAGAAAATAAATTTAGCAGGAATCGTTATTGGGGCAGAAGGAAAACCTCTTGAGAATGCAACGATTGTCAGCAAAGAAGATAATACTACAACAACTACCGATAATACGGGAAGCTACTCCATAAGTGTGACGCCTAATACAGATCTAGAGATTAGCGCTATTGGTTATACGACACTTATAGTAAAAGCAACAATTGATATAAGCGATATAAATTTAGACAAAGAGAATTCAAATTTAGTTCAGATTGCTTTTAGAAAACAAGAAAGTAAGGATTTAATGGGCGCTATTTCCTTTGTAAATCTGCCTGAAATTTTAGATAAAAACTATACAACTTTTAGTTTAGACGGCGTTCAGGCTTTTGTTGGAGGATACAATAATGGCAATATCTGGGGAATGAATGGCTATTTAGTCTTAGTAGATGGAGTGCCTCGCGATATTAATACAGTATTATCTACAGAAATTGAACAAATCACTTTTCTAAAAGGAGTTTCGGCAATTGCCCTTTATGGAAGCCGCGCTGCAAAAGGCGTAATTTATATTACAACCAAAAAAGGTAAAGTACAAAAGCAACAAATTACCACAAGATTTGATAATGGAATATCGATACCAAAGAGTCTTCCAAAATATTTAGGTTCTGCAGAATACATGCATTATTATAATCAGGCTCGTGCAAATGATGGTTTAGATCCAACCTATTCTGATGAAACCATTTATAATTATTCAACAGGCAAAAATCCATATCGATATGCCGATGTTAATTACTATTCGCCAGAATACATTAAGAAATTTTATTTTAATTATGATGCAAATGTTGAGATAACAGGCGGAAATAAATCGGCTAGATATTATACGGTTGTCAATTTTTCGACACAAGAAGATCCTTTACAAGATTATGGTGAAGCTGCAAATAATAAAAACAATAGATTTAATGTGAGAGGAAATGTAGATCTTCGAATTAATGACCGTATTTCAGCAACAATTGGGGCAAATGCGATATACAGTAATTCAAGAGGAATAAATACAAACTACTGGAGCAGCGCAGCCATTTTGCGCCCTTATTTATTCAGTCCATTAGTACCAATTAGTATGATTGAACCTTCTGATGACGCATCAATGGCGCTTGTAAAAAACAGTAATTATATAGTCGACGGACAATATTTATTAGGCGGTACACAACTTAATCCTACCAATCCTTTTGCCGCTATATATGCCGGAGGTCACAATACTTATATAAGTCGTCAGTTTCAGTTTAATACAGGTATTAATGTTGAGTTAGGCGATGTCATTAACGGATTGACATTTCGTACTGATTTTGGAGTTGATTATTCTAATTCATACAACCAATCTTATAATAATAGTTATGCGACTTATGAAGCATCATGGAATAATTATGCCGGAAAGGATCAGATTACATCTTTAACAAAGTATGGGAAAGATTCAAAAACGGGAATTGAAAATATCAGCGGAAGCGCACTTTCTCAAACCGTTTCTTTTTCGGCACAGTTTAATTATGTGAAAAAAATAAATGAACATAATAATGTATCAGCAATGCTTATTGGTTCAGGATTTCAGCAGAGTTTTTCTGGTGTATATCACAAAACGAGTAATGCTAATTTAGGTTTGAATTTAGCGTATAATTTTGATCAAAAATACTTTGCAGAATTTAACGGAGCATTTGTGCATTCGGCGAAATTTGCTGAAGGCAACCGTGAAGCATTTTCTCCTACAATGACTTTAGGATGGAAATTATCTGAAGAAAATTTCCTGAAAGACCTGACAGCTGTTAATAGTTTAAAATTGAATGTTTCGGCAGGAGTTTTAAATACAGATTTAGATGTTTCAAATTATTATTTATACGAAAGTATCTACAGTCAAACTGATGGAGCGTGGTTTAGTTGGAGAGATGGAGCTCTTAACAGAAGTACTGATGCCAGAAGAGGTGAAAATTTAAACTTAGGTTTTGCAAAGAGAAAAGAGTTGAGTGTTGGATTAGAAGGAGTATTCTTTAAAAACTTCATCACTTTAAATACGAACTTTTTTGCCAATGAAGTTACCGGAAATGTTATTCAGGCTTCAACTTTATATCCAAATTATTTTGTTACAAACTTTCCTAACACTTCATTTCTACCTTATATTAATTATAATAATGATAAACGTATTGGATTTGATTTTGATATTAGATTTAATAAAAAAGTCGGAAATGTAGATTTAGCACTTGGATTCACAGGAACTTATATAGATACAGAAGCGACAAAGAGAGCCGAATTATACGATGATAATTATCAAAACAGACAAGGCAAAGCTTTAGATGCGCTTTGGGGACTTAGAAGCGCTGGCTTTTTTAGAGATGCGCAAGATATTTCCAGTTCACCTTCTCAAACTTTCGGACAAGTCAAACCAGGAGATATTAAATATATAGATCAAAACGGTGATGGCATTATCGATATTAGAGACGAAGTTTATTTAGGTAAAGCAGGCTGGAATGGAGCGCCATTTACATTTGGAATTAATTTTACTTCAAAATGGAATAATTTTACTTTTTTCACAATTTTCACAGGACAAACAGGCGCTTATGCGATGAAAAACAGTTCGTATTTTTTGATGGATGGTGAAGATAAATATTCAATTAACGTGCGCGATAGTTGGACAGAAGCGAATAAAGATACAGCACTCTATCCAAGGTTAACTTCACTTAACAGCGATAATAATTTCCGTTCATCAGATTTTTGGATCTATAGTACAAATAGAGTAAATCTTTCTAAAGTACAGCTTACATACGATTTTCCAAAAAAGACACTTCAAAAAACTTTTTTCAATGAACTGAGTGTTTATGCACTTGGAGCTAATCTTTTAACGCTGTCTAAAAACAGAGATATCATGGAATTAAGTATTGGAAATGCTCCACAAACCAGATATTATAACCTTGGTCTTAAAGCATTATTTTAA
- a CDS encoding RagB/SusD family nutrient uptake outer membrane protein → MKVKIVFFISVLFVFSSCDDLIDPAIENNRGLKDMYAEAEYAQGILLNAYTRLPGNSWSFNDVATDDAVTNDISSNYLKIATGQWTSNFNPLDQWSNSRSAIQYLNIFLAEAPKVQWAKDQNVSLLFKDRLMGEAYGLRALYMYYLLQAHAGTATNDQLLGVPILLEPETASSNFNVARSSFEDCMKQLYSDVKKATELLPLDFEDASTLPAGQNNLNDYNRVFGQYARQRMSSRIAQVVRAQAALLAASPAFSTGNTTTWEDAAKYSGALLNLNGGVLGIASNGLNWFSDVEELKAMGAGINPPEILWRSDIADSNNLESDNFPPTLFGKGRINPTQNLVDAFPMANGYPITDASGNYDATKPYENRDPRLKKFILVNQSTAGVSNSVITTASDGTTNDALNKVGTSTRTGYYMRKLLRQDVNLNPTSINNQRHYKPRMRYTELYLIYAEAANEAWGPTATGSIGFSAYDVVKALRKRAGIVQPDPYLETIKGDKTEMRNLIRNERRLELCFEGFRFWDLRRWNSSLNASANGDKIQGGVHQKITVESRLYTEYMKYGPIPYSEALKFNALLQNKGW, encoded by the coding sequence ATGAAAGTAAAAATAGTATTTTTTATATCAGTTCTGTTTGTTTTTAGTAGCTGTGATGATTTGATTGATCCGGCAATAGAAAATAACAGAGGACTTAAAGATATGTATGCAGAAGCTGAATATGCACAAGGAATTCTTCTGAATGCTTATACAAGACTTCCTGGAAATTCCTGGTCATTTAATGATGTTGCAACAGATGATGCTGTCACGAATGATATTTCAAGCAATTATCTTAAAATAGCAACAGGTCAATGGACATCAAACTTTAACCCGTTAGATCAATGGTCAAATTCAAGATCAGCCATTCAGTATTTGAATATTTTTCTGGCTGAAGCTCCAAAAGTACAATGGGCAAAAGATCAAAATGTAAGCCTTTTATTTAAAGACCGTTTGATGGGTGAAGCTTATGGATTAAGAGCTTTGTACATGTATTATTTGTTGCAGGCTCATGCAGGAACCGCTACTAATGATCAATTATTAGGAGTGCCAATTTTATTGGAGCCGGAAACGGCAAGTTCAAACTTTAATGTTGCCCGTTCATCTTTTGAAGATTGTATGAAACAATTGTATAGTGATGTAAAAAAAGCGACAGAATTGCTTCCGTTAGATTTTGAAGACGCTTCAACATTACCTGCAGGTCAAAATAATTTAAATGATTATAATCGTGTTTTTGGACAATATGCGAGACAAAGAATGTCTTCCAGAATTGCACAAGTTGTAAGAGCACAAGCAGCTTTATTGGCCGCTAGTCCAGCTTTTAGTACAGGAAACACAACAACTTGGGAAGATGCAGCTAAATATTCAGGCGCATTATTGAACCTGAATGGAGGAGTTTTAGGAATTGCTTCTAATGGATTAAACTGGTTCAGCGATGTTGAAGAGTTAAAAGCTATGGGCGCCGGAATTAATCCTCCGGAAATTCTTTGGAGAAGTGATATTGCGGATAGTAATAATTTAGAAAGTGACAATTTTCCTCCAACGCTGTTTGGAAAAGGACGTATCAATCCAACGCAAAATTTGGTGGATGCTTTCCCGATGGCAAACGGTTATCCTATTACAGATGCCAGCGGTAATTATGATGCAACAAAGCCTTATGAAAACCGTGATCCTCGTTTGAAAAAATTCATTTTAGTAAACCAGTCAACTGCCGGAGTGAGCAATTCTGTAATTACAACAGCTAGTGATGGTACAACAAATGATGCCTTAAACAAGGTTGGTACATCAACTCGTACGGGATATTATATGAGAAAATTATTGAGACAAGATGTGAATTTAAATCCAACTTCAATTAATAATCAGAGACATTATAAACCACGAATGAGATATACTGAATTGTATCTTATTTATGCCGAAGCTGCAAATGAAGCCTGGGGACCAACAGCAACAGGTTCTATAGGATTTTCTGCCTATGATGTTGTTAAGGCTTTAAGAAAAAGAGCCGGAATAGTTCAGCCTGATCCTTATTTGGAAACCATTAAAGGAGATAAAACGGAAATGCGCAACCTAATTAGAAATGAGCGTCGTTTAGAGCTATGTTTTGAAGGGTTTAGATTTTGGGATTTACGCAGATGGAATTCAAGCTTAAATGCTTCAGCAAATGGAGATAAAATCCAAGGCGGCGTTCATCAAAAAATTACTGTAGAAAGCAGACTTTATACAGAGTATATGAAATATGGACCTATTCCATACTCAGAAGCGCTTAAGTTTAATGCTTTACTGCAAAACAAGGGATGGTAG
- a CDS encoding DUF5627 domain-containing protein: MKNRILLMLTAVFVSMISCTNQDTEFDNYDHQSVYFAYQFPVRTITLGEDIFDTTLDNQHKCKIMGTLGGVYQNDKDVTIDIAVANSLPVGFLFNAGENEIVPMPSNYYTLSSDKIVIPKGQITGGVEVQLSDAFFADPQSIRKTYVIPIEMKKVVNADSILSGKALVPNPLKLQKTDWSVAPKDYILYAIKYINTWDANYLRRGKDVITGNNGNTALNKTVVRHNTYVEQDQVSKINTLSLNIIDFPVTIKDANGVNVNFNLVLTFDNENKCTISGSSTSYSASGTGMYVKKGEKNSWGSKDRDALYLDYKVNFQDFNVATKDTLVLRDRGVTAAVYNPVKK; this comes from the coding sequence ATGAAAAACAGAATATTATTAATGCTAACAGCTGTATTTGTATCCATGATTTCATGTACAAATCAAGATACGGAATTTGATAATTACGATCATCAGTCGGTTTATTTTGCGTATCAATTCCCTGTCAGAACGATAACATTAGGAGAAGATATATTTGATACCACTTTAGACAATCAGCACAAGTGTAAAATAATGGGAACTCTGGGAGGTGTTTATCAAAATGATAAAGACGTAACTATTGATATTGCTGTTGCAAATTCGTTGCCTGTTGGTTTCTTATTTAATGCCGGCGAAAATGAAATTGTTCCTATGCCAAGTAATTATTATACACTTTCGAGTGATAAGATTGTGATCCCAAAAGGTCAGATTACGGGTGGCGTTGAGGTACAATTATCTGATGCTTTTTTTGCAGATCCTCAATCGATAAGAAAGACATACGTTATTCCTATCGAAATGAAAAAAGTAGTTAATGCTGATTCTATACTTTCCGGAAAAGCTTTAGTTCCCAATCCGTTAAAACTGCAAAAGACAGACTGGAGCGTTGCGCCCAAAGATTATATTTTATACGCCATAAAGTATATAAATACCTGGGATGCTAATTATTTAAGAAGAGGCAAAGATGTTATTACCGGAAATAATGGAAATACGGCACTCAATAAAACAGTTGTCAGACATAATACCTATGTAGAACAAGATCAGGTTTCCAAAATTAATACACTCTCCTTAAATATCATTGATTTTCCTGTTACTATCAAAGATGCTAATGGAGTTAATGTCAATTTTAATCTCGTACTCACATTTGATAATGAAAATAAATGTACGATCTCAGGAAGCAGTACATCGTATTCAGCAAGCGGAACAGGTATGTATGTAAAAAAAGGAGAAAAAAATAGCTGGGGAAGTAAAGACCGCGATGCCCTTTATCTTGATTATAAAGTAAATTTTCAAGATTTTAATGTAGCCACAAAAGACACATTAGTATTACGTGACAGAGGAGTAACAGCGGCGGTTTATAATCCCGTTAAAAAATAA